One region of Armigeres subalbatus isolate Guangzhou_Male chromosome 3, GZ_Asu_2, whole genome shotgun sequence genomic DNA includes:
- the LOC134223347 gene encoding membrane-bound alkaline phosphatase-like gives MKLLVLLASFVAVVVLGNPLDDSYHPSFRDEQASSSSRNAQQEQTIEYWKENAKQTVDTLVNRKDNTNVAKNVIMFLGDGMSISTVAMARVYAGGEERQLSFEQFPYIGMSKTYCVDYQVPDSACTATAYLTGVKGNYETIGVNAQVPTTHCTATLDNSTHTYSIAKWAMDAGKDAGVVTTTRVTHASPSGNYAHIADRDWESNGYVDAKGCDSEVLDDIAEQLVHGETGKRLKVIMGGGRREFLDTDLDPEYGTQGYRTDGKNLIQEWLDLAEEGENRTYVWNKQDLFNVDPARTDKLLALFEPSHCAYNLDRVHKNMEGEPSLAEMVDRATDILSNNENGFFLFVEGGRIDHGHHDTWGRLAIDETVQFAEAIDLARKKFSEEDTLIVVTSDHSHSVSYSGYASRSSDIFGWAGTASDGLPYMTLSYANGRGYNDHIDLETKGRKDVRTMDTLEDYFRFPATLPVDSETHGGEDVAVYASGPWAHLFTGSYEQHVIPHLMAYALCVGDGLKACDESTQ, from the exons ATGAAGCTCTTGGTTTTGCTGGCGTCATTTGTGGCGGTGGTTGTCCTGGGTAACCCACTGGATGATTCCTATCACCCCAGTTTTCGGGACGAACAAGCATCCTCCTCCAGCAGAAATGCCCAACAAGAGCAGACCATAGAATATTGGAAGGAGAATGCCAAGCAAACCGTGGACACCCTGGTCAACAGGAAAGACAACACGAACGTCGCAAAGAATGTCATAATGTTCTTGGGCGACGGCATGTCCATTTCAACCGTGGCCATGGCCCGTGTCTACGCCGGAGGTGAGGAGCGCCAGCTTTCGTTCGAGCAGTTCCCGTACATAGGTATGTCGAAGACCTACTGCGTTGATTACCAAGTTCCGGATTCGGCCTGCACCGCAACCGCCTATCTGACTGGAGTAAAAGGGAACTACGAAACCATTGGGGTCAACGCTCAAGTCCCTACCACCCATTGTACGGCCACATTGGATAATAGCACTCATACGTACTCGATTGCAAAGTGGGCAATGGATGCCGGAAAGGATGCTGGCGTAGTTACGACAACCCGGGTAACACACGCCTCTCCGTCTGGAAACTACGCTCATATTGCCGATCGTGATTGGGAAAGCAATGGATACGTTGACGCTAAAGGTTGTGATTCAGAAGTTCTGGACGACATTGCTGAGCAGTTGGTTCACGGAGAAACCGGTAAGCGATTGAAGGTTATCATGGGAGGAGGCAGAAGAGAGTTTTTAGACACCGACTTGGATCCAGAATACGGTACCCAAGGATACAGAACAGACGGTAAAAACTTGATTCAAGAGTGGTTGGACTTAGCTGAAGAAGGTGAAAATCGTACTTATGTGTGGAACAAACAAGATTTGTTCAATGTTGATCCGGCGAGAACTGACAAACTGTTGGCTCTTTTCGAACCTTCTCACTGCGCATATAATCTGGATCGAGTACACAAGAATATGGAAGGCGAACCAAGCCTGGCCGAAATGGTTGATCGAGCTACGGACATTCTGAGTAATAACGAGAATGGGTTCTTCCTTTTTGTGGAAGGCGGACGAATTGATCACGGACATCACGACACCTGGGGCAGGCTTGCAATCGACGAAACAGTGCAGTTTGCGGAAGCCATCGACCTTGCACGGAAGAAGTTCAGTGAAGAAGACACCCTCATTGTCGTCACTTCTGATCACTCGCATTCTGTTAGCTACTCCGGTTATGCG TCCCGGTCTAGCGACATCTTCGGCTGGGCTGGAACCGCTTCGGACGGATTGCCATACATGACGCTCAGCTACGCCAACGGAAGGGGATACAACGACCACATTGATTTGGAAACGAAAGGTCGCAAGGACGTCCGCACGATGGACACCCTGGAGGACTACTTCCGCTTCCCTGCGACGCTGCCCGTCGATTCGGAGACCCACGGTGGCGAGGACGTCGCCGTGTACGCTTCGGGACCGTGGGCTCATCTGTTTACTGGGTCGTACGAGCAGCACGTCATTCCGCACTTGATGGCGTACGCTCTGTGTGTCGGTGACGGGTTGAAGGCGTGCGACGAATCCACTCAATAG
- the LOC134223348 gene encoding membrane-bound alkaline phosphatase-like, with translation MMQLVKVLLAVVVNYLLVGTSQAGPVKKGLSYESYHPKLQPEINPLSTLAEQEATVNYWLNNAKDTAQKLINLEENKRVAKNVIFFIGDGMSYTTVALARAYLGGEEKEIAFSNFKNIGMTRTYCIDYQVPDSACTATAYLAGVKANYGTIGVNGKVPKYDCTAELDESTHTPSIAKWALDAGKDAGLVTTTRVTHASPAGVFAHTANRDWENDAEVTKNGCDPELISDIAKQLVHGEVGKQLKVVLGGGRREFHHSDLDPETGKTGKRNDNRNLIQEWLDLAEGSENRTYVWNKQDLLSVDAESTDRLMGLFDPSHCPYNLERIHNNLTLQPTLEEMVDKATDILSKNPNGFFLFVEGGRIDHGHHDNFARYALDETVELAKAIDLAQKKFSEEDTLIVVSSDHSHTVSYSGYANRGADIFGLAGTGSDGLPYTTINYANGLGYHVHMDSVNGGRKNISEMDTSGDEFRFPATAPLYSETHAGEDVAVFASGPWSHLFTGTYEQNTLPHMMAYAACIGDGLTACS, from the exons ATGATGCAGTTGGTGAAAGTGTTGCTAGCTGTTGTGGTTAACTATTTGCTAGTTGGCACATCCCAGGCTGGACCCGTTAAAAAAG GTCTTAGCTATGAATCGTATCATCCAAAGCTCCAACCGGAGATCAACCCCCTATCCACACTCGCAGAACAAGAAGCAACCGTAAATTATTGGCTCAACAATGCTAAGGACACTGCGCAAAAGTTAATTAACCTTGAAGAGAACAAACGCGTAGCAAAgaacgtgatttttttcatcggtGATGGAATGTCCTACACAACGGTAGCCTTGGCTCGTGCCTATCTCGGAGGTGAAGAGAAAGAAATAGCATTCTCGAACTTCAAAAACATAGGAATGACGAGGACCTACTGCATCGATTATCAGGTCCCGGATTCGGCCTGTACCGCAACTGCGTATTTGGCTGGAGTGAAAGCCAACTATGGAACGATCGGAGTTAACGGGAAAGTTCCCAAATACGATTGTACGGCAGAGCTTGATGAGTCAACGCATACCCCGTCGATTGCTAAGTGGGCGTTGGATGCCGGCAAGGATGCTGGCTTGGTAACGACAACCCGAGTAACCCATGCATCCCCTGCGGGAGTTTTCGCTCACACCGCGAATCGTGATTGGGAGAACGATGCTGAGGTGACCAAAAATGGCTGTGATCCCGAGCTTATTTCGGACATCGCCAAACAGCTGGTGCATGGTGAAGTAGGGAAGCAGTTGAAGGTGGTCTTGGGTGGAGGTCGAAGGGAGTTCCATCATAGTGATCTGGATCCTGAAACGGGTAAAACTGGGAAACGAAATGATAATAGAAATCTTATACAAGAGTGGTTGGATTTGGCTGAGGGGTCGGAAAATCGGACATACGTTTGGAATAAGCAGGACCTGTTGAGTGTTGATGCCGAATCGACCGATCGTCTAATGGGACTTTTCGATCCGAGTCACTGCCCGTATAATTtggagaggattcacaacaatCTGACTCTGCAGCCAACGTTGGAAGAAATGGTGGACAAAGCTACGGATATCCTGAGTAAGAACCCCAATGGGTTCTTTTTGTTCGTTGAAGGAGGTCGCATTGATCATGGTCATCACGACAACTTTGCGAGGTATGCGCTAGATGAAACGGTGGAGTTAGCAAAGGCGATTGACCTTGCCCAGAAAAAGTTCAGTGAAGAAGATACGTTGATCGTGGTTTCCTCAGATCATTCCCATACAGTTAGCTATAGTGGCTATGCG AATCGTGGAGCTGACATTTTCGGATTGGCCGGTACGGGCAGCGATGGGCTTCCGTACACGACCATAAACTACGCAAATGGGTTAGGTTACCACGTCCACATGGATAGCGTCAATGGCGGACGGAAGAACATCAGCGAAATGGACACATCTGGCGATGAGTTCCGATTCCCTGCAACTGCTCCGCTGTATTCGGAAACCCATGCCGGGGAAGACGTTGCCGTGTTTGCTTCGGGGCCATGGTCGCATCTGTTCACTGGGACTTACGAACAGAATACGTTACCGCATATGATGGCCTACGCAGCGTGTATTGGCGATGGTTTGACGGCTTGCTCGTAG